In Planococcus shixiaomingii, the DNA window GCGATTTCTTCCACAAAATCCATCGGATGCGCAGTAATTGGTTGTTTCATCATGATGTTTTCTATTTTGTTTTCATATCTTTCGGGTGGTGGAGAAGTGGCGAAAGTCGACGGCAATGCATCTTTAAGGTCACGGTCTGATAATACGCCGACAAGTTTTCCCTCTTCTACAACTGGTGCGTGGCGAATGTGTTTTTCTTCGAATAAAAGTACAGCGTCTTTAACAGTTTGATCAGGTCGAAGCGTGTAGACATCGGTTTTCATGATTTCTTCTACTAACATACAGACACCCCTTCAAATTAATACATATAACGATTCATAAAACGCAATTGATCAAATTTTTGGACCGACTCCGGATCGACTCGGCTGCCGATTTTCGCCATCAAACAGTTTGCGGGGTGCGAACTGATTTCCGGGTCATCGGTGGCGTAATATTCAAGGCCGCCAGCCTGCATCATTTTCTCCATGATTTTCCGGTATTCCCAAACGTTCAACCCGGTGCCTTTTAAATCCCAGTGCCAATAATATTCGGTCGTAATGACGATAAAGTCTTCCAAGGCGTCGTCCATCATTGAAACTTTCAATAAGGCTTTGCCGACACCGCTTCCTCTGAATTTAGGTATAACTTCAATTGCACCTAATTCAATCAGGTTTTCCATTTTGCCTTGAGACCAGCGTTCAAGAGGATCGGGGTATAAATATGTAACATAACCGACAATGGTATTATTGTCTCTCGCAATAAGGATGCGGCCTTCCGGCAAATCGGCAATTCCGGTTATCGCTTTATGCTGCTGTTCGGGTGGCCGGAAAGCGATCAGATCTTCATGAAAATCAAGTTCTTTCAATTCGCGGGACGGAACCGGTCCTTCAATGACGAGAGGGCCATGCTTCGTCTTCAATTCCATTACATTATACGTTTTTTTATGCTCCATCATTTCACCGCCTGTTGGTTACAATTAGCTTTATTATACATGAACTGGAGGTAAATGGGGACTATGGTCGTAATAGAGAGCGCATTTTCTAAAAAATTAAAATAATTGGCTTTCAATTGTCAGATTGTTGTAGAATGGAAGAGAATCGATACGAAAGGATGATTTAGATGAAAGTGGAAGCCATACCAGCGGTACAAGGAAATTATTTATTACATAATTACGAAGAAACTGCTGCAAATTTTGACTGGTCTGATATTGAAAAAGAATTCAGTTGGTTTGAGACTGGCAAATTAAATATGGCGTACGAAGCCATTGACCGCCACGCAGATTCTGATCGAAAAAACAAAGTCGCTCTGTATTACAAAGACCAAAACAGAAGCGAGTCGTACACATTCTATGAAATGAAACGGATGACGAACCGGGCGGCAAACTTGTTGAAAGCGCATTCTAACTTGGAAAAAGGGGACCGTATTTTCATTTTCATGCCAAGATCACCGGAATTGTATTTCCTGATGTTTGGCGCTTTGAAAATGGGCTTGATCGTCGGACCTCTCTTTGAAGCATTCATGGAAGGGGCCATTTACGACCGCTTGGATGACAGCGATGCAAAAGCGATCATCACGACACCGGACTTGCTGCCGCGAGTTCCGCATGACCGGTTGCCGCATTTAAAAACGGTTTTCCTGGTGGGCGAGAATATTGAAGAAGACAACAAAATCATTGATGTCCATAAATACTTGCACTCCAGTTCAGATCAGTTTGACATCGAATGGCTCGATAAAGAAGATGGACTGGTACTGCATTATACTTCCGGTTCGACCGGCAAGCCTAAAGGTGTGCTTCATGCCCAGTATGCGATGGTTCAACAATACCAGACAGCCAAATGGGTACTCGATTTAAATGAACAGGATATCTATTGGTGCACAGCCGATCCAGGCTGGGTAACCGGTACAGCTTACGGTGTATTCGCTCCATGGCTGACAGGGACAACGACGGTTATTTTAGGAGGGCGCTTTTCACCCGAAGGCTGGTACAAAGCGATTGAAGATTTTGGTGTGACTGTCTGGTACAGTGCACCGACGGCTTTCCGCATGTTGATGGGAGCAGGCGACGCATTAGTGAAAGAGTTCAATTTGTCGACTCTTCGCCACGTGCTGTCTGTCGGGGAACCTTTAAATCCGGAAGTGGTCCGCTGGGGCATGCAAGTGTTCAAAAAGCGGATTCATGATACGTGGTGGATGACCGAAACTGGCGCCCACATGATTTGCAACTATCCGTCCATGACGATCAAACCGGGCTCGATGGGCAAACCGGTGCCAGGCATTACAGCTGCCATAGTCGATGATCAAGGAAAAGAACTTCCACCGAATCAAATGGGCAACTTGGCGATTAAAAAAGGGTGGCCATCCATGATGCGCCAAATTTGGAACAATCCATCGAAATACGAATCGTATTTCATGAACGACGAGTGGTACGTTTCCGGCGATTCAGCGTATATGGACGAAGAAGGATATTTCTGGTTCCAAGGACGCGTGGATGACGTCATCATGACTTCCGGGGAACGTGTGGGACCATTCGAAGTCGAAAGCACGTTGCTGGAACATCCCGCTGTAGCAGAAGCTGGCGTTATCGGAAAGCCAGATCCGGTGCGAGGAGAAGTTATTAAAGCATTTGTGGCTTTAAATGAAGGGTACGAGCCTTCTGAAGAGCTGATTCAGGACATTCAGCAGTTTGTTAAGAAAGGGCTAGCAGCACACGCAGCTCCGAGGGAAATCGAATTCAAAGATAAGTTGCCAAAAACAAGAAGCGGAAAAATCATGCGCCGCGTATTGAAAGCTTGGGAGTTGGATTTACCGACAGGTGACTTGTCCACAATGGAAGATTAATAATTAAAAAAGGCCAGACCGAATTTCGGTCTGGCCTTTTTCTGCATAAAAAACCCCGGAATGCAATGTGCAGTCCGGGTAAAGAGGAGCTAGTTATTCTTCGTCTTTTGGTTTTTCTTCTTCCTCTTCAGGCTCTTCGGGTTCTTCAGGCTCTGTTGGTTTATCTTTGTCTTTATCTTTTTCTTTATCTTGTTCTTTATCTTGTTCTTTTTCTTTTTCTTTATCTTTTTCTTTATCTTTTTCTTTGTCTTGTTCTTTTTCTTCGTCTTTCTTGCCATCGTCAACCGGTTTGGTTTCTTCATCTTTTTTATCGTCAGAAGAATCGTTTTCTTCCGGTGCTGGTTTTGATTCTTCTTCATCTTTTTTCGGTTCAGGTTTTGGTTTTTCTTTTTCTATGCTTACTATATTGGATTTCCCTGATTGTTTCCCGGTAATATCGACGGCTACTACATAATAGCTGCCGGCACCAGAAACGCTATACGAATTTCCTCTGGATTCTGAAATAGAAGCGAGAGGAGAGCCGCTGCCTTCTCTGTATACGCGATACCCGACAACGTCATTCGAAGGTGAGTTGCTCCAAGTCAAGGTGTTGCCGCTCAACGACGCACTGACCCCAGCAGGAGCAGAGCCATCGACATTAAAGGAAGCGCCTGCAACCACTTTTCCAAAGCGGGAACTTCCAGGGAACAATTTGCTGGCGTCGCCTCCGTACGGTGCAAGCATTCGGTCAATAAATGCTTGGGAAACGCCAGTGCCTCCACTAATCACAAATTCTCTTGGTGTGCTGGAAAGTGCAGCATAACGGCTGCCGTTGATCGTTGTGTAAGATCCAGAAGTTAAGCTATCATCCTTTTTAGAAGGAACCATAACTTTTTCATTGAATAAATCAGATATTACAAGTCCGCTGCCTGCACATGCACCGCCTGGAGCGAGGCCAGAAATTGCGCAGAATGAACGAGTAACAACGCCATCAGGTTCTTTGAATTTCTTTTTCGTGCCGATTAGTTTTGGTTCGGCATCATAGGACGTATTCATCAAGCTTGCCCACAACTCGTTTACTCGGGTGGAAGGCTGCAAATCCCGGTTAGGGAATTCTGCCAATGAATATTTTTCTTTATCGTATCCAAGCCAAACGCTCATAGTAACGTTCGGATTGTAGCCGACAAGCCAAACATCTCTTGTTTCTTGGGTTGTACCCGTTTTACCGGCAAAGTCGGCGTCGAATTTCAGTAGGCCGTTTGCGCGGCCTGCTGTTCCACGCTCATCTTTAAATACATCCCGGAGCATGTCTGTCAAAATATAAGAAGTTTGAGGTGTGAATACTTCTTTTTCTTTTGACTTGTGTTCAAAAATTACGTTGCCTTCATCGTCTTCAATTCTATCAATCATGTAGGACGGGACAAATTTCCCGCCATTGGCTACCATTGCATAACCGTTTGTAAGTTCTTCAACGGATCCTTCAATCCCGCCGCCCAGTGCAGCAGAAGGGATGTAGTTTTCGTCTTCCTCAACTCTAGTGAAACCGGATTTCATCATATAGTTGATTGGCATTTGGTCATTGATTTGAGCGAATAACCGAAGTGCCGGCAAGTTTTGGGATTGGGCCAAGGCGTCGCGCGCAGGCATGATGCCTTGTTCGCTCGTCGGGATGAAGTTAGCTGGCTCCCACATAGTGCCGTTGTCGTTCTTTTTAAATTTCACATCGACTACCGGGCTGCCGGCGCCAATTTTTCCATATTCAATGGCCGGGCCGTAAACAAGCAACGGTTTTACTGTCGATCCGATTGAGCGGTATGCTTGAGTTGCATGGTTCAATTTTTCGATTTCTGGGTCACGGCCGCCGACAAAGCTTAATATACGGCCTGTTTTGTTTTCAATCGTCATACTTCCGACTTGTACAGGGAACTCTTTTTCTTCCTCTTCGCCTTCGTTATTGACAATTGTTCCGTTTCTAGTCGTTCCATACGTTTTATAGTTATCTTTTGCTTTTTGCTGTGCATTGTATAAATCTTTGTTGATTGTGGAATGGATCCGGTAGCCGTCCGCGCGGACTGCACGGTCAGCTAGAATAGCGTATTCTTCGTAAAGTTTATCGTTTTCGTTCAATGTTTTAGGGTCAATCCCATCTTTTTCCGCTAAAACATCCATGATGATGCGGGTTGCCCGCTTTTCGAGCTCGGTAGTCACGTAATAGTATTTATCGTAAGCGCGTGGTTCGTTTTTACGAAAATCTTTTTTAATATCATAAGCGAGGGCTTCTTTGTACTCTTCTTCTGTGATGTATTCCGTTTCTTTCATGCGGAACAAAACAGTTTTCATCCGGTCGATCCCAGGTTGAAGGCCTTCATCATTTTTCAACTTACCGCCTTGTGCTTGGTAAGGAGTATAGAGGAAAGGGGCTTTCGGAATACCGGCAATAAATGCTGACTGCGGCAAATTCAATTCGCTTGCAGGAACATTAAAAATGCTTTTAGCTGCCGTTTCTATCCCGGCAATATTCGTGCCAGCAGAATTTCGGCCGTAAGGAATAATATTTAAATATGCTTCCATGATTTCGTCTTTTGTCATGAATTTTTCAAGGCGCATCGCCAGCAAAATTTCCTTTGCTTTCCGTTCATAGGAAACTTCATTTGTCAAAATCTGGTTTTTGATCAACTGCTGCGTCAAGGTAGAACCGCCGGTCTGGCTGTCAGAGTTCGATACGTCCTGAAATAGTCCGCGGAAAATGGCTTTTGGCACGATGCCTTTATGTTCTTTAAAATACTCATCTTCTGTGGCAAGAACCGCATTGATGGCATTTTGGGATACTTTGTCTAAAGAGGTTTCTGTTCGTTCCAGGTCAGTGCGAAGTTTCCCGAGGTAAACTTCTCCATCAAAATAAAGTTCCGAGGTCTCTTCGTAGCTGTAAACTTCATCGCGCATTTCTTCAGAAGTCCGAAGTTTTTCTTCATCGACTAACGAAGCAAAATAGCCGGCTCCAACTGAAGCGGCAAAAACACCACTGGCGACAAAGATAATAGCCAGCAAGATGGCCAAATTCCAAAGGACGCTTGTTGTAATGTTCAGGCGTTTAACCCATTTGGTTGATGACCATCTATTGTAGGACTCGTCAGCTTTAGCGAGCCATTTTTTAATTTGATCCAGCACATTATCACCCTCCTAAAATCTTGTCTTATTATAGCATATTCTCATTTCGGCAATGAACAATATTGACAAAATCTTATAATAAAGTAAACTACTAATTATATTAATATTTTAAAC includes these proteins:
- a CDS encoding GNAT family N-acetyltransferase, producing the protein MEHKKTYNVMELKTKHGPLVIEGPVPSRELKELDFHEDLIAFRPPEQQHKAITGIADLPEGRILIARDNNTIVGYVTYLYPDPLERWSQGKMENLIELGAIEVIPKFRGSGVGKALLKVSMMDDALEDFIVITTEYYWHWDLKGTGLNVWEYRKIMEKMMQAGGLEYYATDDPEISSHPANCLMAKIGSRVDPESVQKFDQLRFMNRYMY
- the acsA gene encoding acetate--CoA ligase → MKVEAIPAVQGNYLLHNYEETAANFDWSDIEKEFSWFETGKLNMAYEAIDRHADSDRKNKVALYYKDQNRSESYTFYEMKRMTNRAANLLKAHSNLEKGDRIFIFMPRSPELYFLMFGALKMGLIVGPLFEAFMEGAIYDRLDDSDAKAIITTPDLLPRVPHDRLPHLKTVFLVGENIEEDNKIIDVHKYLHSSSDQFDIEWLDKEDGLVLHYTSGSTGKPKGVLHAQYAMVQQYQTAKWVLDLNEQDIYWCTADPGWVTGTAYGVFAPWLTGTTTVILGGRFSPEGWYKAIEDFGVTVWYSAPTAFRMLMGAGDALVKEFNLSTLRHVLSVGEPLNPEVVRWGMQVFKKRIHDTWWMTETGAHMICNYPSMTIKPGSMGKPVPGITAAIVDDQGKELPPNQMGNLAIKKGWPSMMRQIWNNPSKYESYFMNDEWYVSGDSAYMDEEGYFWFQGRVDDVIMTSGERVGPFEVESTLLEHPAVAEAGVIGKPDPVRGEVIKAFVALNEGYEPSEELIQDIQQFVKKGLAAHAAPREIEFKDKLPKTRSGKIMRRVLKAWELDLPTGDLSTMED
- a CDS encoding transglycosylase domain-containing protein, giving the protein MLDQIKKWLAKADESYNRWSSTKWVKRLNITTSVLWNLAILLAIIFVASGVFAASVGAGYFASLVDEEKLRTSEEMRDEVYSYEETSELYFDGEVYLGKLRTDLERTETSLDKVSQNAINAVLATEDEYFKEHKGIVPKAIFRGLFQDVSNSDSQTGGSTLTQQLIKNQILTNEVSYERKAKEILLAMRLEKFMTKDEIMEAYLNIIPYGRNSAGTNIAGIETAAKSIFNVPASELNLPQSAFIAGIPKAPFLYTPYQAQGGKLKNDEGLQPGIDRMKTVLFRMKETEYITEEEYKEALAYDIKKDFRKNEPRAYDKYYYVTTELEKRATRIIMDVLAEKDGIDPKTLNENDKLYEEYAILADRAVRADGYRIHSTINKDLYNAQQKAKDNYKTYGTTRNGTIVNNEGEEEEKEFPVQVGSMTIENKTGRILSFVGGRDPEIEKLNHATQAYRSIGSTVKPLLVYGPAIEYGKIGAGSPVVDVKFKKNDNGTMWEPANFIPTSEQGIMPARDALAQSQNLPALRLFAQINDQMPINYMMKSGFTRVEEDENYIPSAALGGGIEGSVEELTNGYAMVANGGKFVPSYMIDRIEDDEGNVIFEHKSKEKEVFTPQTSYILTDMLRDVFKDERGTAGRANGLLKFDADFAGKTGTTQETRDVWLVGYNPNVTMSVWLGYDKEKYSLAEFPNRDLQPSTRVNELWASLMNTSYDAEPKLIGTKKKFKEPDGVVTRSFCAISGLAPGGACAGSGLVISDLFNEKVMVPSKKDDSLTSGSYTTINGSRYAALSSTPREFVISGGTGVSQAFIDRMLAPYGGDASKLFPGSSRFGKVVAGASFNVDGSAPAGVSASLSGNTLTWSNSPSNDVVGYRVYREGSGSPLASISESRGNSYSVSGAGSYYVVAVDITGKQSGKSNIVSIEKEKPKPEPKKDEEESKPAPEENDSSDDKKDEETKPVDDGKKDEEKEQDKEKDKEKDKEKEKEQDKEQDKEKDKDKDKPTEPEEPEEPEEEEEKPKDEE